One window of Chloroflexota bacterium genomic DNA carries:
- a CDS encoding MFS transporter: MQRTANQGPGIFARLPVHYAWIVTGITCLVLLAAAGVRAAPSVLIKPLETEFGWSRSSISFAVAVSILWFGLGGPIAGTLVDRFGPRRIMAFGLVLIAAGTFDTLTISELWQFHLFWGLIVGVGTGALANVLGAAISQRWFRKHRGLVVGLFGAASAAGQLIFLPTLMNMTATSGWRSALTFVAVFVAALLVPLIVFMRNRPEDVGLRAVGDDGAHVEGGEMAQRTPLREALRTRDFAHGRRERGRVHRRRTARCAGRLHGGVHVCRTARADCGRLLIQHSARPQVAGRPRLIHNHHN; encoded by the coding sequence TTGCAGCGCACCGCAAATCAGGGCCCAGGCATCTTTGCGCGCCTGCCCGTTCATTACGCATGGATCGTCACCGGCATCACCTGCCTCGTGCTGCTGGCCGCGGCCGGCGTGCGCGCCGCGCCGAGCGTTCTGATCAAGCCGCTGGAGACCGAGTTCGGCTGGAGCCGGTCGAGCATCTCGTTCGCCGTGGCGGTCAGCATCCTGTGGTTCGGTCTGGGCGGCCCGATCGCCGGCACGCTCGTCGATCGCTTCGGCCCGCGCCGCATTATGGCCTTCGGATTGGTGTTGATTGCCGCCGGCACCTTCGACACGCTGACGATCAGCGAACTGTGGCAGTTCCACCTCTTCTGGGGACTGATCGTCGGCGTCGGCACCGGCGCGCTGGCCAACGTGCTCGGCGCGGCGATTTCACAGCGCTGGTTCCGCAAGCACCGCGGTCTGGTGGTTGGGCTGTTCGGCGCGGCATCGGCGGCCGGGCAACTGATCTTCCTGCCTACGCTGATGAACATGACCGCCACCTCCGGCTGGCGCAGCGCGCTGACGTTCGTGGCCGTCTTTGTCGCCGCGCTGCTCGTGCCGCTGATCGTGTTCATGCGCAATCGCCCGGAGGACGTCGGCCTGCGGGCGGTCGGCGACGACGGGGCGCACGTCGAAGGCGGCGAAATGGCGCAGCGCACGCCGCTGCGCGAGGCTTTGCGCACACGCGACTTCGCACATGGTCGGCGCGAGCGTGGCCGCGTACACCGGCGGCGCACTGCACGATGCGCTGGGCGACTACACGGTGGCGTTCATGTCTGCCGCACTGCTCGGGCTGATTGCGGCCGGCTTCTCATACAGCATTCAGCGCGGCCGCAAGTGGCAGGCCGTCCCCGCTTGATACACAACCATCACAACTGA